One part of the Theropithecus gelada isolate Dixy chromosome 5, Tgel_1.0, whole genome shotgun sequence genome encodes these proteins:
- the USP38 gene encoding ubiquitin carboxyl-terminal hydrolase 38 isoform X2 encodes MNSVIQALFMATDFRRQVLSLNLNGCNSLMKKLQHLFAFLAHTQREAYAPRIFFEASRPPWFTPRSQQDCSEYLRFLLDRLHEEEKILKVQSSHKPSEILECSETSLQEVASKAAVLTETPRTTDSEKTLIEKMFGGKLRTHICCLNCRSTSQKVEAFTDLSLAFCPSSSLENMSFQDPASSPSTQDGGLMQATIPSPSEEPVVYNPTTAAFICDSVVNERTTGSPPNEFYCSENTSVPNESNRILVNKDVPQKPGGETTPSVTDLLNYFLAPEILTGDNQYYCENCASLQNAEKTMQITEEPEYLILTLLRFSYDQKYHVRRKILDNVSLPLVLELPVKRTTSFSSLSESWSVDVDFTDLSENLAKKLKPSGTDEASCTKLVPYLLSSVVVHSGISSESGHYYSYARNITGTESSYQIYHQSEALALASSQRHLLGRESPSAVFEQDLENKEMSKEWFLFNDSRVTFTSFQSVQKITSRFPKDTAYVLLYKKQHSTNGLSGNNPTSGLWINGDPPLQKELMDAITKDNKLYLQEQELNARARALQAASASCSFRPNGFDDNDPPGSCGPTGGGGGGGFNTVGRLVF; translated from the exons ATGAACAGTGTTATACAAGCCTTGTTTATGGCCACAGA TTTCAGGAGACAAGTATTATCTTTAAATCTAAATGGGTGCAATTCATTAATGAAAAAATTACAACATCTTTTTGCCTTTCTGGCTCATACGCag AGGGAAGCATACGCACCTCGGATATTCTTTGAGGCTTCCAGACCTCCATGGTTTACTCCCAGATCACAGCAAGACTGTTCTGAATACCTCAGATTTCTCCTTGACAG GCTCCATGAAGAAGAAAAGATCTTGAAAGTTCAGTCCTCACACAAGCCTTCTGAAATTCTGGAATGCAGTGAAACTTCTTTACAGGAAGTAGCTAGTAAAGCAGCAGTACTAACAGAGACCCCTCGTACAACTGACAGTGAGAAGACTTTAATAGAAAAAATGTTTGGAGGAAAATTACGAACTCACATATGTTGTTTGAACTGCAGGAGTACCTCACAAAAAGTGGAAGCCTTTACAGATCTTTCGCTTGCCTTTTGTCCTTCCTCTTCTTTGGAAAACATGTCTTTCCAAGATCCAGCATCATCACCCAGTACACAAGATGGTGGTCTAATGCAAGCCACTATACCCAGTCCTTCAGAAGAACCAGTAGTTTATAATCCAACAACGGCTGCCTTCATCTGTGACTCAGTTGTGAATGAAAGAACCACAGGCAGTCCTCCTAATGAGTTTTACTGTTCTGAAAACACTTCTGTCCCTAACGAATCTAACAGGATTCTTGTTAATAAAGATGTACCTCAGAAACCAGGAGGTGAAACCACACCTTCAGTAACTGacttactaaattattttttggcTCCAGAGATTCTTACTGGTGATAACCAATATTATTGTGAAAACTGTGCCTCTCTGCAGAATGCTGAGAAAACTATGCAAATCACAGAGGAACCTGAATACCTTATTCTTACTCTCCTGAGATTTTCGTATGATCAGAAGTATCATGTGAGAAGGAAAATTTTAGACAATGTATCACTGCCACTGGTTTTGGAGTTGCCAGTTAAAAGAActacttctttctcttcgttGTCAGAAAGTTGGTCTGTAGATGTTGACTTCACTGATCTTAGTGAGAACCTTGCTAAAAAATTAAAGCCTTCAGGGACTGATGAAGCTTCCTGCACAAAATTGGTGCCCTATCTATTAAGTTCTGTTGTGGTTCACTCTGGTATATCCTCTGAAAGTGGGCATTACTATTCTTATGCCAGAAATATCACAGGTACAGAGTCTTCATATCAGATATACCACCAGTCTGAGGCTCTGGCATTAGCATCCTCCCAGCGTCATTTACTAGGGAGAGAGAGTCCCAGTGCAGTTTTTGAACAGGATTTGGAAAATAAGGAAATGTCAAAAGAATGGTTTTTATTTAATGACAGTAGAGTGACATTTACTTCATTTCAGTCAGTCCAGAAAATTACAAGTAGGTTTCCAAAGGACACAGCTTATGTGCTTTTGTATaaaaaacagcatagtactaaTGGTTTAAGTGGTAATAACCCAACCAGTGGACTCTGGATAAATGGAGACCCACCTCTGCAGAAAGAACTTATGGATGCTATAACAAAAGACAATAAACTATATTTACAG